One region of Chlorobiota bacterium genomic DNA includes:
- a CDS encoding restriction endonuclease subunit S codes for MNYIEQMVAELCPNGVEFKMLEELGTTYAGLTGKSKADFSNGNARFASYKNIFNNLALDLEASDFVRVEAGEKQNAVTMGDVLFTGSSETPGEVGMSSVIVERPSEAIYLNSFCFGYRFNDDGLLLPGFSKYLFRSEAVRQQIVLSASGVTRFNISKKRFLNTRIPLPPLPIQQEIVRVLDTFSQLVRELQANLQAELVARRKQYQYYRDQLLSFEGRKDVRWGTLGEMFDMRAGHHISAQNIIAEPDQSHLYPCFGGNGVRGFVEKFSHDGAYLLIGRQGALCGNVQRARGKFYATEHAVVVTASAEINVDWAFHMLTLMNLNQYASKSAQPGLAVGKLAELRIAVPPLAEQEEIAGILDKFDALVNDLSIGLPAEIAARQKQYEYYRDRLLTFPEAAPQEVAAPMNRG; via the coding sequence ATGAACTACATCGAACAAATGGTCGCCGAGCTTTGCCCGAACGGGGTGGAGTTCAAAATGCTTGAAGAGTTAGGCACGACCTATGCCGGCCTCACGGGGAAAAGCAAGGCTGATTTCAGCAACGGCAATGCGCGATTTGCTTCCTACAAAAACATCTTCAACAACCTTGCCCTTGATCTTGAAGCCAGTGACTTCGTTCGTGTTGAAGCCGGAGAGAAGCAGAATGCTGTGACGATGGGGGATGTGCTGTTCACTGGGTCGTCGGAAACACCAGGTGAGGTTGGGATGTCGTCGGTGATTGTTGAGCGTCCATCGGAAGCAATCTATCTGAACAGTTTTTGTTTTGGGTATCGGTTCAACGATGATGGATTGCTGTTGCCGGGTTTTTCGAAATACCTTTTCCGCAGCGAAGCGGTTCGGCAGCAGATAGTGCTGAGCGCAAGCGGGGTGACGCGATTCAATATTTCCAAGAAGCGTTTTTTGAACACCCGCATCCCCCTCCCCCCGCTCCCCATCCAACAGGAAATCGTGCGGGTGTTGGATACGTTCAGCCAGCTTGTGCGTGAGCTTCAGGCGAACCTGCAGGCGGAGCTTGTGGCACGGCGGAAGCAGTATCAGTATTACCGTGACCAGTTGCTCAGCTTTGAGGGGCGTAAGGATGTGAGGTGGGGGACGTTGGGGGAGATGTTCGATATGCGTGCAGGCCATCACATCTCTGCTCAAAACATCATTGCCGAGCCGGATCAATCTCACCTTTATCCTTGTTTTGGCGGGAATGGAGTTCGGGGTTTTGTTGAGAAGTTCAGCCACGATGGAGCCTACTTGCTGATAGGCCGCCAGGGGGCACTGTGCGGAAATGTTCAGCGGGCGCGTGGCAAGTTTTACGCAACCGAGCATGCCGTGGTGGTGACTGCGAGTGCTGAGATCAATGTGGATTGGGCATTCCACATGCTCACGCTGATGAACCTGAATCAGTACGCGTCAAAATCTGCGCAACCTGGGCTTGCCGTGGGCAAACTTGCAGAACTCCGGATTGCAGTCCCACCGCTTGCGGAGCAGGAGGAGATCGCGGGCATCCTGGACAAATTCGACGCGTTGGTGAATGACCTTTCGATTGGCTTGCCGGCAGAGATCGCCGCCCGGCAGAAGCAATACGAATACTACCGCGACCGGCTGCTGACATTTCCGGAGGCCGCACCGCAAGAGGTAGCCGCCCCGATGAATCGGGGTTGA
- a CDS encoding SBBP repeat-containing protein: MLIFRMPFRFLLPLLIAAVAAALPARGQTVAAATSSAREFIENRGQWNAQAKFLMQTGDASYWVTSNSIVCDFRQRQHVPTDLRKTNRRMLLSQSATIAGHVVPMEFEGGNPAPFITAISPSATVRNYFLGNDPARWATGVQSYREVWMRGLYPGVDLRLYPDSGSLRYDFHLSPNTPASRIRIRMAGCDSVRVAGNELHFFTSLGMLRHKAPFAYQVVNGRRKQVRCQFVLRGAGLAGFQIEGHDPSLPVVIDPLLYSTYLGGGGGDIGAAITYDKSGKAYVVGSTKSLDFPTKAGAYRTQPDAGNDVFISKLSADGTQLLASTYLGGQGDDVGSGIAVDDKGSVFISGTTSSLNFPTTGGSAQASYKGGADMFAAKLDDALTSINYATYLGGTSTEINDAIAVDNTGAVYLAGTTLSNDYPTVAGSYDVTYNLDNDVVVTKLNPAGSSMVYSTYIGGQRADDATGIAIDGNGSAYITGVTQSGDFPAPNGFDKTYNGNADLFVTKVSANGTALTYSTFVGGTGTEGGGAIAVDDNGAAYITGFTNSGDYPTTPGAFDRQRGGQDMIVTKVAGGGGTLAYSTFLGEVISLGFAISVDKAGAAYVTGATYSNTFPTTKNGYDADYNGSGDVIVVKLRSDGGGLLYSSYIGGGSGDVALGNAVDPGGKLFITGWTVSRDYPTTPGAYDRDYNSAQSASEDAFVTVVPLCENVTLTVADTSICADESVTVTARATGIGALTFDWYDVTNSKPLPAGTVTGGASAQSLSSLTKTTQLQVKVTDGTNCAQTGYITITVRPRPQPPVGDGKIICPGESVTLQAKGEGTATVEWYAAATGGSRLAPGTTFDTPKLNATTTFYAQTVDPDGGCASATRTPITVTVRPRPSVSGVPSPTICAGQSAILSVAPSANATLRWYTVATGGTPVQLGPSYTTPALAGTTTYFVEAYDTITRCTSDPRTAVTVTVRLRPPAPTATFTSACSGQPVTLIATDPQGVEFQWYDQPTGGTLQFSGAQYPVGPVSASRTWYVESVSPGVGTPCVSTRTAVTVVVKDRPPAPTISNVTVCRGAAATLAPLPLRDATFRWYDSATGGTLLDSAQTFTTGALAGDTTFYVEAFDTASRCASATRTMVNVMVVDAPGSAIAGPNAACQNSKGVAYGVSARANRIYLWSISANGAIANGQGTSAITVDWNAAGAGWVRLHEEDTVTKCTADTVVNVTVAASLAPAITATGSTTLCQGDSVMLDAGAGYAEYRWSTGDSTQTITVRQTGSYSVTVRDAGGCSGQSPVPVTVLVHPLPSVPRITQADDTLAAVSTDSIASYQWMLAGFPIPGATAQRYAPEAEGSYSVAITDTNGCRGISAPFDYVSLTGTAEVAILPAQIQGAPGDVVVVPIVLATSQNLTPRNAKGFAATLRFNRTLLLPLENVGTVQGQDRVVTISGERAEGNDTLALLRCVVLLGDAQTTPIAIDTFAWDGGKAQATTVAGTFLLDGVCLTGDRRLIGQTSALKITVQPNPAGSAAAEAAITLAEDGPTRATVVDATGRERLRLHDGYARHGTLRLSIATSTIPSGRYYLVVHTPTDVQVVELEVRK; encoded by the coding sequence ATGCTGATATTCCGAATGCCCTTCCGTTTCCTGTTGCCGCTGCTGATTGCCGCCGTTGCCGCCGCGCTTCCAGCACGTGGGCAAACGGTTGCAGCCGCCACCAGCTCCGCCAGAGAGTTCATCGAAAACCGTGGCCAGTGGAATGCGCAGGCGAAGTTCCTGATGCAGACGGGTGATGCCAGTTATTGGGTGACATCCAACAGCATCGTTTGCGATTTCCGCCAACGCCAGCACGTGCCAACGGACCTTCGGAAAACAAATCGGCGGATGCTCCTTTCGCAATCGGCCACCATCGCCGGCCACGTTGTCCCGATGGAGTTTGAAGGGGGCAACCCTGCTCCATTCATCACCGCAATCAGCCCTTCGGCCACGGTGCGGAATTACTTTTTGGGGAACGATCCGGCGCGTTGGGCAACGGGGGTGCAATCCTACCGCGAGGTCTGGATGCGCGGGCTGTACCCGGGCGTTGATCTTCGGCTGTATCCCGACAGCGGCTCGCTTCGGTACGATTTCCATCTATCTCCGAACACCCCCGCCTCCCGTATCCGTATCCGAATGGCGGGCTGCGACTCCGTTCGGGTGGCGGGCAACGAACTCCATTTTTTCACATCGCTGGGAATGCTGCGGCACAAAGCTCCGTTTGCCTACCAGGTGGTGAATGGCCGGCGGAAGCAGGTCCGTTGCCAGTTTGTTTTGCGTGGAGCCGGGCTTGCTGGGTTCCAGATAGAGGGCCACGATCCTTCCCTTCCGGTGGTGATTGACCCGCTTCTCTACTCTACCTATTTGGGGGGGGGCGGTGGTGATATCGGCGCGGCGATCACCTACGATAAATCGGGGAAAGCCTACGTGGTGGGAAGCACCAAATCACTGGATTTCCCAACCAAAGCCGGGGCCTACCGCACCCAGCCTGATGCCGGAAACGACGTGTTCATCAGCAAACTCAGCGCCGACGGGACGCAGCTGCTTGCCTCCACCTACTTGGGCGGACAGGGGGATGATGTTGGAAGCGGCATTGCGGTGGATGACAAAGGATCGGTGTTTATCAGCGGGACAACCAGCTCGCTGAACTTCCCCACCACTGGCGGATCGGCACAGGCTTCGTACAAAGGGGGGGCCGATATGTTCGCCGCAAAGCTGGACGACGCGCTCACCTCCATCAACTACGCCACCTATCTGGGGGGAACCTCAACCGAAATCAACGACGCGATTGCGGTGGACAACACCGGGGCCGTCTATCTTGCCGGAACCACTCTTAGCAACGATTACCCCACGGTCGCGGGGTCCTACGACGTTACCTACAACCTTGACAACGACGTGGTGGTGACGAAGCTGAATCCTGCGGGAAGCAGCATGGTGTACTCCACCTACATCGGCGGGCAGCGGGCCGACGACGCAACCGGAATCGCAATTGATGGGAACGGGTCGGCGTATATCACCGGGGTGACGCAGTCGGGCGACTTCCCCGCGCCAAACGGATTCGACAAAACCTACAACGGCAATGCCGACCTGTTCGTGACGAAGGTGAGCGCCAACGGCACGGCCCTTACCTACTCCACATTTGTTGGGGGAACCGGAACCGAAGGGGGGGGCGCGATTGCCGTGGACGACAACGGCGCGGCGTACATCACCGGCTTCACCAACTCCGGCGATTACCCCACCACCCCGGGCGCGTTCGACCGCCAGCGGGGGGGGCAGGATATGATCGTCACGAAAGTGGCGGGGGGCGGGGGGACGCTTGCGTATTCCACATTTCTTGGCGAGGTGATCTCGCTCGGCTTTGCCATTAGCGTGGATAAAGCCGGGGCGGCCTACGTTACCGGGGCCACCTACTCCAACACCTTCCCCACCACCAAAAATGGCTACGATGCCGACTACAACGGAAGCGGCGATGTGATTGTGGTGAAGCTCCGCTCCGATGGTGGCGGGCTGCTTTACTCCAGCTATATCGGCGGCGGAAGCGGCGATGTGGCGTTGGGGAACGCGGTGGACCCCGGGGGGAAATTGTTCATCACCGGCTGGACCGTTAGCCGCGATTACCCCACCACCCCGGGCGCATACGACCGCGACTACAACAGCGCGCAATCGGCATCGGAAGATGCGTTCGTGACGGTGGTTCCTCTGTGCGAAAACGTCACCCTTACCGTGGCTGATACTTCCATCTGTGCCGACGAAAGCGTGACGGTGACGGCACGGGCAACGGGAATCGGAGCGCTGACGTTTGATTGGTACGACGTCACCAACAGCAAGCCCTTGCCCGCCGGAACGGTGACTGGGGGGGCTTCCGCGCAAAGCCTATCCAGCCTTACCAAAACCACGCAGCTGCAAGTGAAGGTGACCGATGGCACAAACTGCGCCCAAACCGGCTACATCACCATCACCGTTCGCCCGCGCCCGCAGCCGCCGGTGGGTGATGGCAAAATCATCTGCCCCGGCGAATCGGTTACGCTGCAAGCAAAGGGGGAAGGAACCGCAACGGTGGAATGGTACGCCGCCGCAACCGGCGGATCCCGGCTTGCCCCGGGAACAACGTTCGACACGCCGAAGCTGAACGCCACCACAACATTCTACGCCCAAACGGTGGACCCCGATGGGGGCTGCGCCAGCGCAACCCGCACGCCAATCACCGTCACGGTCCGCCCGCGGCCCAGCGTGAGCGGTGTTCCTTCGCCAACCATCTGCGCCGGCCAGTCGGCAATTCTTAGCGTTGCCCCATCGGCCAATGCCACGCTCCGTTGGTACACGGTGGCAACCGGCGGAACCCCCGTGCAGCTTGGTCCCAGCTACACCACGCCAGCGTTGGCGGGGACCACCACCTATTTTGTTGAAGCCTACGACACCATCACCCGCTGCACCAGCGACCCCCGCACCGCCGTGACGGTGACGGTGCGCTTGCGCCCGCCCGCGCCAACGGCAACGTTCACCAGCGCCTGCAGCGGCCAGCCGGTGACGCTGATTGCCACCGACCCGCAAGGGGTGGAGTTCCAGTGGTACGACCAACCCACGGGCGGAACCCTTCAGTTTAGCGGCGCGCAGTATCCCGTTGGGCCGGTCTCGGCATCGCGGACGTGGTATGTGGAGTCGGTCTCGCCCGGGGTTGGCACGCCTTGCGTCAGCACCCGAACGGCGGTGACGGTGGTGGTGAAGGACCGCCCCCCCGCGCCAACCATTAGCAACGTGACGGTCTGCCGCGGGGCCGCCGCCACGCTTGCTCCGCTGCCCCTGCGCGATGCCACCTTCCGCTGGTACGATTCGGCCACGGGGGGGACGTTGTTGGATTCGGCCCAGACGTTCACAACCGGCGCGCTGGCGGGGGACACCACGTTCTACGTGGAAGCATTCGACACCGCCAGCCGCTGCGCCAGCGCAACCCGAACAATGGTGAACGTGATGGTGGTGGATGCCCCGGGATCGGCCATTGCCGGACCGAACGCTGCTTGCCAAAACTCGAAAGGCGTTGCCTACGGCGTGTCGGCGCGGGCAAATCGGATTTACCTTTGGAGCATCAGCGCGAACGGGGCGATTGCCAACGGGCAAGGGACCTCGGCAATCACGGTGGATTGGAACGCTGCCGGAGCGGGATGGGTACGCCTGCATGAAGAAGACACCGTGACCAAGTGCACCGCCGACACGGTGGTGAACGTGACGGTGGCGGCCTCGCTGGCCCCGGCAATCACCGCCACCGGAAGCACAACGCTCTGCCAGGGGGATAGCGTGATGTTGGATGCAGGCGCGGGCTACGCGGAATACCGCTGGTCCACCGGCGACAGCACCCAAACAATCACCGTGCGCCAAACCGGAAGCTACAGCGTGACGGTCCGCGATGCGGGGGGATGCTCCGGGCAGTCGCCAGTTCCGGTCACTGTTCTGGTCCATCCGCTTCCATCGGTTCCGCGTATCACCCAAGCCGACGACACGCTGGCGGCGGTCTCCACCGACTCGATTGCAAGCTACCAATGGATGCTGGCCGGGTTCCCAATTCCCGGAGCCACCGCGCAGCGGTACGCGCCGGAAGCGGAAGGGAGCTACAGCGTGGCGATTACCGACACGAACGGCTGCCGCGGCATCTCGGCCCCGTTCGATTACGTCTCGCTGACCGGCACCGCCGAAGTGGCAATTCTCCCCGCGCAAATTCAGGGCGCGCCGGGCGATGTTGTGGTTGTTCCGATAGTGCTGGCAACCAGCCAGAACCTAACGCCACGCAACGCAAAGGGGTTTGCCGCAACGCTCCGATTTAACCGCACGCTGCTGCTTCCGCTGGAAAATGTTGGAACGGTCCAGGGGCAGGATCGGGTGGTGACGATAAGTGGAGAAAGGGCCGAAGGGAACGACACGCTGGCGTTGCTCCGTTGCGTGGTTCTGCTGGGGGATGCGCAAACCACGCCAATCGCCATTGACACATTTGCTTGGGATGGAGGGAAGGCGCAAGCCACCACCGTTGCCGGAACGTTCCTTCTGGATGGAGTTTGCCTAACCGGCGACCGCCGATTAATAGGCCAAACCAGCGCGCTGAAAATCACCGTGCAGCCAAACCCCGCCGGATCCGCCGCCGCCGAAGCGGCCATCACCCTTGCCGAAGATGGCCCAACCCGCGCCACCGTGGTTGATGCCACCGGGCGCGAACGGCTGCGGCTGCACGATGGCTACGCACGCCACGGCACGCTGCGGCTTTCAATCGCCACATCCACAATCCCATCGGGCCGTTATTACCTTGTGGTCCACACCCCAACGGATGTGCAAGTTGTGGAGCTGGAAGTGCGGAAGTGA
- a CDS encoding T9SS type A sorting domain-containing protein → MPAQPLSQDATVFARRYFVAFPRVVENTTDPRFPPALDRQFLLFAYSRQQGTVVTVTPTQGDTAITRTLSAGTFSTIPLPSSAPMEGYREISNRTFAVEATAPIVLYCYVATPFGGEAWTPIPVERWGMEYRAALLPSSLLVNVYSGSAEQPVPKNTAAPGVVILLAAHDSTRVILTPSDTTIKADTITLQAKQAYQYTAPVDTQQVDGKVPQREIAGMLIQANYPIGVLSGNTRQQANPMVAGITGNTCRNMMFEWLPPTEQYGQEFVYLPTQDRLSKPPKAIPPDTLPNPAPVRATEYVRAYGAAPNAQVVWQNRLLDHPDTLRIPPAGFREVPIDTFAQALRFVSASPMQLMMHSSATSFYHDTIQVAEEKKEISYDTWSPYMVQMVPRQQWSSFAPCIAPTSPPSLEHYVSVVTDSASVGRVFYRQGANGREYPFSFNNGSIPESDLVWGTMQLLPGETYAIRGADSSARFYGVAYGVRSGKEFKRIQRDWPTEFQEQMAISYGYPLAPMRSVNAPGDTLEVVTEAIGCYDLACRVRLANLRPSGLQNIELAPGAFNTKLVMGKPSNIAEVLRSTGAEFTVTVADTAGPAQATVVITDRTGRYWTIPYSFTPTPVELSPPDGVRFGTVRTGIPTERIAVIKTPPGRGIRVRQLWLGGSPNFTITGTSKVIPAQLVEGDSLVVRIKAIIPEPVIATDTLNVLLECARHTLPIVATGASPCMQVNSLVFDTITSGEYSERELRVCNNGGAPFTLINPMGGKVLAWSSPAFSVASGALQALHGRVIQPGECVPIVIRFSAISQDTTTIAAAARVWSDSRECDSITMWQGTVVPPPVMTGVGGDAAASSAGDLTISPNPSATELSVRFRLQRGGQTTITLADALGRVVRTFCQRSLDAGLHQFTYPTEGIEQGSYFLNITSGAWRGVAKVQVVGK, encoded by the coding sequence TTGCCGGCGCAACCGCTTAGCCAGGACGCAACGGTCTTTGCCCGCCGCTACTTTGTTGCCTTCCCTCGCGTTGTGGAGAACACCACGGACCCACGGTTCCCGCCGGCACTCGATCGCCAATTTCTTCTGTTCGCTTACTCCCGCCAGCAAGGGACCGTGGTGACGGTGACGCCAACCCAGGGGGATACGGCAATCACCAGAACGCTTTCCGCCGGGACGTTCAGCACGATACCCCTGCCAAGCTCGGCACCGATGGAAGGCTATCGGGAGATCAGCAACCGCACCTTTGCCGTGGAAGCCACCGCGCCGATTGTTCTGTACTGCTACGTTGCAACGCCGTTCGGCGGCGAGGCATGGACCCCAATCCCGGTGGAGCGTTGGGGGATGGAGTACCGCGCCGCGCTTCTCCCTTCCTCCCTTCTGGTGAACGTCTATTCCGGAAGCGCGGAGCAGCCGGTCCCGAAAAACACCGCTGCCCCCGGGGTGGTGATTCTTCTTGCCGCCCACGATAGCACCAGGGTGATCCTTACCCCCAGCGACACCACCATCAAGGCCGACACCATCACCCTGCAAGCCAAGCAAGCCTACCAGTACACCGCCCCCGTGGATACCCAGCAGGTGGATGGAAAGGTCCCGCAACGGGAGATAGCGGGGATGCTGATCCAGGCGAATTATCCGATTGGAGTGCTGAGCGGAAACACCCGCCAACAGGCCAACCCGATGGTTGCCGGGATCACCGGAAACACCTGCCGAAACATGATGTTCGAGTGGCTTCCCCCAACCGAGCAGTATGGCCAGGAGTTCGTCTATCTGCCAACGCAGGACCGGCTTTCCAAACCGCCAAAAGCAATCCCCCCCGACACACTCCCCAACCCCGCTCCGGTGCGGGCAACGGAGTACGTGCGTGCCTACGGTGCCGCGCCAAATGCCCAGGTGGTGTGGCAAAACCGCCTGCTGGACCACCCCGACACGTTGCGGATTCCCCCCGCCGGATTCCGCGAGGTGCCGATTGACACCTTCGCCCAAGCCCTCCGGTTCGTTTCCGCCAGCCCGATGCAGCTGATGATGCACTCCTCCGCCACATCTTTCTACCACGACACTATCCAAGTTGCCGAGGAGAAAAAGGAGATCAGCTACGACACGTGGTCCCCGTACATGGTCCAGATGGTCCCGCGCCAGCAGTGGTCATCGTTTGCGCCATGCATCGCGCCAACCTCACCTCCGTCGCTTGAACATTACGTCAGCGTGGTGACCGATTCGGCAAGCGTGGGGCGGGTGTTCTATCGGCAGGGGGCGAACGGGCGGGAATATCCATTTAGCTTCAACAACGGAAGCATCCCGGAAAGCGACTTGGTGTGGGGGACGATGCAGCTACTCCCCGGAGAAACCTACGCGATTCGCGGGGCCGATTCATCGGCGCGGTTTTACGGCGTGGCCTACGGCGTGCGCAGCGGGAAGGAGTTCAAACGGATCCAACGCGATTGGCCAACCGAGTTTCAGGAGCAGATGGCCATCAGCTACGGCTATCCCCTTGCCCCAATGCGAAGCGTGAACGCCCCGGGCGATACGTTGGAGGTTGTCACCGAGGCGATTGGCTGCTACGATCTTGCTTGCCGCGTTCGGTTGGCGAACCTTCGCCCATCCGGGCTGCAGAATATCGAGCTTGCGCCCGGGGCCTTCAACACCAAGCTGGTGATGGGGAAGCCCAGCAATATTGCCGAGGTGCTTCGGTCCACCGGTGCCGAGTTCACCGTTACCGTGGCCGACACCGCCGGCCCGGCGCAAGCCACCGTGGTGATAACCGACCGCACCGGGCGATACTGGACCATCCCCTACTCCTTCACCCCAACGCCGGTTGAGCTTTCCCCGCCGGATGGAGTTCGGTTTGGAACGGTCCGAACCGGGATCCCAACCGAGCGGATTGCCGTCATCAAAACTCCCCCCGGGCGTGGCATTCGGGTGCGGCAGTTGTGGCTGGGGGGAAGCCCCAATTTCACCATCACCGGAACCAGCAAGGTGATTCCGGCGCAATTGGTGGAGGGGGATTCGCTGGTGGTGCGGATCAAAGCAATCATCCCGGAACCGGTCATTGCCACCGACACGCTGAACGTCCTGCTGGAGTGCGCCCGCCACACCCTTCCGATTGTGGCCACCGGGGCCAGCCCCTGCATGCAGGTCAACAGCCTCGTGTTCGATACCATCACCTCGGGGGAGTACAGCGAGCGTGAGCTTCGGGTGTGCAACAACGGGGGCGCGCCGTTCACGTTAATCAATCCAATGGGGGGGAAGGTGCTGGCATGGAGTTCCCCCGCGTTCTCCGTTGCTTCGGGGGCGCTGCAGGCGTTGCATGGGCGGGTGATCCAGCCCGGGGAGTGTGTTCCGATTGTGATCCGGTTCAGCGCCATCAGCCAAGACACCACCACCATTGCCGCTGCGGCCCGCGTCTGGAGCGATTCCCGCGAGTGCGACAGCATCACAATGTGGCAAGGGACCGTGGTTCCCCCGCCAGTGATGACCGGGGTGGGGGGCGATGCTGCGGCCAGCAGCGCGGGCGATCTCACCATCTCCCCAAACCCTTCGGCAACGGAGCTATCGGTGCGGTTCCGGTTGCAGCGTGGTGGGCAAACCACCATCACCCTTGCCGACGCGCTTGGGCGCGTGGTCCGGACCTTCTGCCAGCGTTCTTTGGATGCGGGCCTCCATCAGTTTACCTACCCGACGGAGGGGATCGAGCAGGGAAGTTATTTTTTGAACATCACCTCGGGAGCGTGGCGTGGTGTGGCGAAGGTTCAAGTGGTTGGCAAGTAA